In one window of Oryza sativa Japonica Group chromosome 9, ASM3414082v1 DNA:
- the LOC112936349 gene encoding F-box/FBD/LRR-repeat protein At1g13570, translated as MASRRGIPELPWELQDAILARLPLRDAARSSVLSSSWGRSWRHLGELDFVSSPPPAAASLPVAAATAVACDKAAIDAILLHQHPGPVQRVRLRVTDELLPGVPAWMASLSEKGIQSLDLTVRAMYRPPPHPMHRSIFACRALRRLSLGRFALPAAPEHFAGFPALATLSLTGTAFRNARDLEALVAMSPRLEELRMCCIAVDVDCREHGGDGRRKVRMVSSSLRFLRIDGMGNVEFVGARLPRVSQADFAQASYPSAPNLLSAMVTSLETLDYYYYALPLSPTKLLKGLPSSYKNLKRLKVHLDFNHAPPILSTLNFLRTAPNLTQLVIQDFTDDSYAQSPYPLAAELYGNLCPSLLFLQMSYVTSQNNEMDFIRLILSKARMLQDPR; from the exons ATGGCGAGCAGAAGGGGCATCCCCGAGCTCCCATGGGAGCTTCAAGACGCCATACTCGCGCGGCTGccgctccgcgacgccgcccgcTCCAGCGTCCTTTCCAGCAGCTGGGGCCGGTCCTGGCGCCACCTCGGCGAGCTCGACTTcgtctcgtcgccgccgccggcggcggcgtcgttgccggtggcggcggcgacggcggtggcgtgcgACAAGGCGGCGATCGACGCCATCCTGCTGCACCAGCACCCGGGCCCCGTGCAGCGCGTCCGCCTGAGGGtcaccgacgagctcctccccggCGTGCCCGCCTGGATGGCGTCCCTCTCCGAGAAGGGGATCCAGTCGCTGGACCTCACCGTGCGCGCCATgtaccggccgccgccgcaccccatGCACCGCTCCATCTTCGCCTGCCGCGCGCTCAGGCGCCTCTCCCTCGGCCGCTTCGCCCTGCCGGCCGCGCCGGAGCACTTCGCCGGGTTCCCGGCCCTCGCGACGCTCTCCCTCACCGGCACCGCGTTCCGCAATGCCCGCGACCTGGAGGCGCTCGTCGCTATGTCCCCGAGGCTGGAGGAGCTCAGGATGTGCTGCATCGCCGTGGACGTGGACTGCCGTGAAcatggcggcgacgggcgcCGCAAGGTGAGGATGGTGTCGTCCAGCCTCCGGTTCCTTCGGATCGACGGGATGGGGAACGTCGAGTTCGTGGGCGCGCGCTTGCCGCGCGTGTCGCAGGCAGACTTCGCGCAGGCCTCCTATCCAAGCGCCCCAAACCTTCTGTCCGCCATGGTTACCTCGCTTGAGACGCTCGACTATTACTATTATGCCTTGCCGTTATCGCCG ACTAAATTATTGAAGGGACTACCATCTTCCTACAAAAATTTGAAGAGATTGAAAGTTCATCTAGACTTCAACCATGCTCCACCGATTCTGTCTACGCTTAACTTCCTAAGGACCGCTCCAAACCTGACTCAACTTGTGATTCAG GACTTTACTGATGACTCATATGCACAATCTCCATACCCTTTGGCAGCGGAGCTATATGGAAATTTATGCCCCAGCCTTCTTTTTCTCCAAATGTCTTATGTCACTTCGCAGAACAACGAAATGGATTTCATTCGTCTGATCTTATCGAAAGCGAGAATGCTTCAG GATCCTCGTTGA